A genomic window from Punica granatum isolate Tunisia-2019 chromosome 2, ASM765513v2, whole genome shotgun sequence includes:
- the LOC116195746 gene encoding ion channel DMI1 produces the protein MQKSSEGSPGQAPTPDLAKPERPPLLKKPKTIEDATPHFPGPLFPAVRRTATAPPSRASPASSFPDLRISTGKDDSSSELGIGSFSDRDWVYPSFLGAYPAKARVSIKGKASKSREDDKSLGTSGRLIDAKGKIVSGKQWIDSHPAVALKPKREEREVNSVVSQATVTQSSTASAHSASRRIQELRHSLVIYLLSFVCIVTVTYGLYLQRIVTRLQEENDKLHRVCNSSLVISENSKVFRNEDVESASYWQKTDSRTVALYTVVCTLLMPFILYKYLDHLPHLNKLSTRMKNNQEEVPMKKRIAYMVDVCFSVYPYAKLLALLFATIFLIGFGGLALYAVSDGSFAEALWLSWTFIADSGNHADRVGVGPRIVSVSISSGGMLIFAMMLGLVSDAISEKVDSLRKGKSEVIERNHILILGWSDKLGSLLKQLAIANKSVGGGVVVVLAERDKEEMEMDIAKLEFDFMGTSVICRSGSPLILADLKKVSVSKAKAIIVLASDENADQSDARALRVVLSLTGVKEGLRGHVVVEMSDLDNEPLVKLVGGELIETVVAHDVIGRLMIQCALQPGLAQIWEDILGFENDEFYIKRWPQLDGLRFEDVLISFPDAIPCGIKVAAEGGKIILNPDDNYVLREGDEVLVIAEDDDTYAPGSLPEVRRVVFPKTFDHPKYPEKILFCGWRRDIDDMIMVLEAFLAPGSELWIFSEVLEKDRERKLTEGGLDVFALENITLVHREGNAVIRRHLESLPLETFDSILILADESLEDSIVHSDSRSLATLLLIRDIQSKRLPYKDAKSTSLRLSGYSHSSWISEMQEASDKSIIISEILDSRTRNLVSVSRISDYVLSNELVSMALAMVAEDKQINRVLEELFAEEGNEMCIKPAEFYLFDQEELSFYDIMIRGRQRQEIVIGYRLANTERAIINPSKKSEPRKWSLDDVFVVISSDE, from the exons ATGCAGAAGAGCAGTGAGGGCTCACCGGGGCAGGCTCCGACGCCGGACCTGGCCAAACCGGAGAGGCCGCCGTTGCTGAAGAAGCCGAAGACGATAGAAGACGCCACCCCTCACTTCCCCGGTCCTCTCTTCCCGGCCGTCCGCCGCACCGCCACCGCCCCGCCCTCCCGGGCCTCCCCCGCCAGCTCGTTCCCGGACCTCCGAATCTCCACGGGCAAGGATGACAGCTCCTCGGAGCTGGGGATTGGCTCGTTCTCCGATCGCGACTGGGTCTACCCTTCCTTCCTCGGGGCGTACCCAGCCAAGGCTCGAGTGTCCATCAAAGGCAAAGCCTCCAAGTCGCGGGAGGATGACAAGTCGCTTGGCACCAGTGGCCGTTTGATTGATGCCAAGGGGAAAATCGTGAGCGGGAAGCAGTGGATCGATTCCCACCCGGCAGTTGCATTAAAGCCGAAGCGGGAGGAGAGGGAAGTTAACTCTGTGGTGAGTCAGGCTACGGTGACCCAGTCGAGTACGGCGTCTGCCCATTCGGCTTCGAGGAGAATTCAGGAGCTCAGGCATTCTTTGGTTATTTATTTG CTTTCTTTCGTTTGTATAGTAACTGTAACTTATGGATTATATCTTCAAAGAATAGTCACCAGGCTTCAG GAGGAGAATGATAAACTTCACCGAGTATGTAATTCTAGTCTCGTCATTAGTGAGAATTCCAAGGTTTTCCGGAATGAAGATGTAGAATCGGCCTCGTACTGGCAGAAAACTGACAGTAGAACTGTTGCTCTGTACACTGTGGTCTGTACACTCTTGATGCCATTCATATTGTATAAGTATCTCGACCATCTCCCACATCTAAATAAACTTTCGACGAGAATGAAGAATAACCAAGAGGAGGTTCCCATGAAAAAGAGAATTGCTTATATGGTGGATGTCTGTTTCTCTGTTTACCCCTATGCGAAGCTCCTCGCACTTCTTTTTGCGACTATATTTCTGATTGGATTTGGAGGGTTGGCATTGTACGCAGTAAGTGATGGTAGCTTTGCTGAGGCTCTATGGCTCTCATGGACATTTATTGCTGACTCGGGAAATCATGCTGATCGAGTTGGCGTGGGGCCACGGATTGTGTCTGTATCTATAAGCTCTGGAGGTATGCTGATATTTGCAATGATGCTCGGGCTTGTTTCGGATGCTATATCTGAGAAGGTGGATTCTCTGCGGAAAGGGAAAAGTGAAGTCATTGAGAGGAATCACATATTGATTCTTGGATGGAGCGACAAATTG GGTTCACTGTTGAAGCAGCTAGCAATAGCTAATAAGAGTGTCGGTGGTGGTGTCGTTGTTGTACTAGCTGAAAGGGACAAGGAAGAAATGGAAATGGACATCGCGAAGCTAGAATTTGATTTCATGGGTACTTCAGTTATATGCAGGAGTGGCAGCCCTCTCATTTTGGCTGACTTAAAAAAG GTCTCAGTTTCAAAGGCAAAGGCAATCATTGTACTGGCTTCCGATGAGAATGCGGACCAG AGTGATGCTCGTGCGTTGAGGGTTGTGCTCAGCCTCACTGGCGTTAAAGAGGGTTTGAGGGGTCATGTGGTGGTAGAGATGAGTGACCTTGACAACGAGCCTCTAGTCAAGCTTGTTGGGGGAGAACTCATCGAAACAGTTGTGGCACATGATGTGATTGGGCGGTTGATGATACAATGTGCCCTACAACCTGGGCTCGCACAG ATATGGGAAGATATATTGGGGTTTGAGAATGATGAATTCTACATCAAACGCTGGCCTCAACTTGATGGTCTTCGGTTCGAGGATGTTCTCATTTCATTCCCTGATGCGATTCCTTGTGGAATTAAGGTTGCTGCTGAGGGCGGGAAGATAATATTAAATCCCGATGATAATTATGTCTTAAGGGAAGGCGATGAAGTTCTTGTTATTGCCGAGGATGATGATACCTATGCTCCAGGTTCCCTTCCAGAG GTACGAAGGGTAGTTTTTCCTAAAACATTCGATCATCCGAAATACCCAGAGAAGATACTTTTCTGTGGATGGCGCCGTGACATTGACGATATGATTATG GTCTTGGAGGCATTCCTGGCTCCAGGTTCTGAACTCTGGATTTTTAGCGAGGTACTAGAAAAGGACAGAGAGAGGAAGCTCACTGAGGGTGGGCTGGATGTCTTTGCGTTAGAGAACATAACTCTTGTTCACCGTGAGGGAAATGCTGTCATTAGACGCCACCTGGAGAGTCTCCCTCTGGAAACTTTTGATTCT ATACTAATTCTTGCAGATGAATCGCTAGAAGACTCCATAGTACATTCTGATTCAAGATCTCTGGCCACTCTTCTCCTTATTCGAGATATACAG TCGAAGCGGCTTCCTTACAAGGACGCAAAGTCGACTTCTTTGCGACTATCTGGGTATTCCCACAGTTCCTGGATCAGTGAGATGCAGGAGGCTTCAGACAAATCTATTATCATCAGTGAGATCCTGGACTCTAGAACCAGAAACTTGGTGTCTGTGTCGAGAATCAGTGACTATGTTCTCTCAAATGAGTTGGTCAGCATGGCTCTTGCCATGGTGGCCGAAGACAAGCAGATCAACCGTGTACTCGAGGAACTCTTTGCGGAGGAG GGGAATGAGATGTGCA